One Podospora pseudopauciseta strain CBS 411.78 chromosome 5 map unlocalized CBS411.78m_5, whole genome shotgun sequence DNA window includes the following coding sequences:
- a CDS encoding uncharacterized protein (EggNog:ENOG503PE39; COG:T), producing MAPHGNNLSKDEIAQFKEVFEIFDKDGTGDITAAELGAVMRELGLNPSPEELQDIVNEADLNKDGVISFEEFLSLMSMGVKETDTEQELVNAFKVFDKDGSGTISSDELRNVLKSLGENLTDAELDEMIKLADKDGDGHIDYQEFAHIMK from the exons ATG GCACCTCACGGGAATAACCTCTCCAAGGATGAGATTGCTCAGTTcaaggaggtgtttgagaTTTTT GACAAAGACGGCACAGGCGACATTACCGCTGCCGAGCTGGGCGCCGTCATGCGTGAACTCggcctcaacccctccccggAGGAGCTCCAAGACATTGTCAATGAGGCGGACCTCAACAAGGACGGCGTGATCTCGTTTGAGGAGTTCCTGTCACTCATGTCAATGGGCGTCAAGGAGACGGATACGGAGCAGGAGCTGGTCAACGCCTTCAAGGTGTTTGACAAGGACGGGAGCGGGACCATCAGCAGCGACGAGCTGAGGAATGTGCTCAAGTCCCTGGGCGAGAACCTCACGGACGCGGAGCTGGACGAGATGATCAAGCTGGCGGAtaaggatggggatgggcatATTGATTATCAGGAGTTTGCGCATATTATGAAATAG